One window of the Camarhynchus parvulus chromosome 2, STF_HiC, whole genome shotgun sequence genome contains the following:
- the IGFBP3 gene encoding insulin-like growth factor-binding protein 3, with the protein MVPRPGVLWAVAAAALALLVRRAAAALAGPVVRCEPCDARALQQCKPLQPDCAERVREPGCGCCLTCALRPGQPCGIYTERCGAGLSCQPRREEARPLQALLEGRGLCTNATAGSKLRAFLLPGPHAAGNFSDSEEDRSTSSIENQAIPNSHRVPDSKSHPPHIKIDIIRKVQAKDTQRYKVEYDSQSTDTLNFSSESKQETEYGPCRREMEDTLNHLKILNVLSPRGFHIPNCDKKGFYKKKQCRPSKGRKRGYCWCVDKYGQPLPGYDGKGKGDVHCYNLESK; encoded by the exons ATGGTGCCGCGGCCCGGCGTGCTGTGGGCAGTGGCGGCGGCGGCACTGGCGCTGCTGGtccggcgggcggcggcggcgctggcgggGCCGGTGGTCCGCTGCGAGCCTTGCGACGCGCGGGCGCTGCAGCAGTGCAAGCCCCTGCAGCCCGACTGCGCCGAACGGGTGCGGGAGCCGGGCTGCGGCTGCTGCCTCACCTGCGCCCTGCGCCCGGGGCAACCCTGCGGCATCTACACGGAACGCTGCGGCGCGGGTCTCAGCTGCCAGCCGCGGCGGGAAGAGGCGCGGCCGCTGCAGGCGCTGCTCGAGGGCCGCGGGCTCTGCACCAACGCTACGGCGGGCAGCAAGCTGCGGGCCTTCCTGCTGCCGGGACCACACGCTGCAG gaaatttCAGTGATTCAGAAGAAGACAGGAGTACCAGCAGCATAGAAAATCAGGCCATTCCAAACTCTCACAGGGTGCCAGATTCCAAGTCACATCCACCACACATCAAAATAGATATCATCAGGAAAGTGCAAGCCAAAGATACACAACGCTATAAAGTTGAATATGATTCGCAGAGTACGGATACATTGAATTTCTCTTCTGAATCCAAACAAGAGACTGAATAT GGTCCATGTCGTAGAGAAATGGAAGACACTTTAAACCACCTAAAGATCCTGAATGTCTTGAGTCCCAGGGGCTTTCATATTCCAAATTGTGACAAGAAGGGATTCTACAAGAAAAAGCAA TGTCGCCCATCCAAAGGCCGAAAAAGAGGTTATTGCTGGTGTGTGGATAAATATGGACAGCCACTTCCTGGGTAtgatgggaagggaaaaggagatgtCCACTGCTATAACTTGGAAAGCAAATGA